The following are encoded together in the Pseudidiomarina andamanensis genome:
- the aat gene encoding leucyl/phenylalanyl-tRNA--protein transferase gives MLFELTTDSVWFPSPEFALREPDGLLAFGGDLSPERLIEAYNHGIFPWYSSEDPILWWSPNPRTIFTAESLHVSRSMKRFLKHTDFQVTLNNAFNEVIKACADVHEQANRGVWIHPEMQAAYNVLHQLGHAHSVEVWHDSQLVGGLYGIGVGNIFCAESMFHTQTNASKAALLIFAQEFFDAGGELIDAQIRNEHTASLGAHDISRQQYLHKLHTQKNTLRTNFWTPTCLKA, from the coding sequence GTGTTATTTGAACTGACGACCGATTCGGTCTGGTTTCCATCGCCAGAGTTCGCTTTACGCGAACCTGATGGTTTGCTCGCGTTCGGCGGCGATTTATCTCCAGAACGCCTTATCGAAGCCTATAACCATGGTATTTTCCCTTGGTACAGCTCTGAAGACCCTATTTTGTGGTGGAGCCCCAACCCGCGTACCATATTTACTGCCGAAAGCCTTCACGTCAGTCGTTCAATGAAACGCTTTTTGAAACACACCGATTTCCAGGTGACTTTGAACAATGCCTTTAACGAAGTTATAAAAGCCTGTGCCGATGTTCATGAACAAGCAAATCGCGGCGTATGGATACACCCAGAAATGCAGGCCGCTTATAATGTACTTCATCAATTGGGGCACGCTCATTCGGTAGAAGTCTGGCACGATAGTCAGTTAGTTGGTGGGTTATATGGTATTGGTGTTGGAAATATTTTCTGCGCCGAGAGTATGTTTCACACTCAAACCAACGCCAGTAAAGCTGCCCTGTTAATTTTTGCGCAAGAATTTTTCGATGCCGGCGGCGAATTAATCGATGCTCAAATTCGTAACGAGCATACGGCAAGCCTTGGTGCTCACGATATTTCGCGACAGCAGTATCTGCACAAATTACACACACAAAAGAATACATTGCGTACAAATTTCTGGACACCAACGTGCTTAAAAGCTTGA
- the trxB gene encoding thioredoxin-disulfide reductase, whose translation MAEAKHCRLLILGSGPAGYTAAVYAARANLNPVLVTGMQQGGQLTTTTEVENWPGDPEGLTGPDLMVRMQQHAEKFNTEMIFDHINRVDFSSKPLKLFGDSGEYTADAVIIATGASAKYLGLPSEEAFMGRGVSACATCDGFFYRNQKVAVVGGGNTAVEEALYLANIASEVHVIHRRDSFRAEKILVDRLMDKATNGNVTLHLNKTLDEVLGDDAGVTGVRIKDTQDGAFSELDVMGCFIAIGHQPNTGIFAEQLEMHDGYIVVKSGLHGNATATSVPGVFAAGDVMDHIYRQAITSAGTGCMAALDAERYLDGLTKA comes from the coding sequence ATGGCTGAAGCCAAACATTGCCGCCTGCTGATCCTCGGCTCAGGTCCAGCGGGTTACACTGCAGCTGTGTATGCGGCACGCGCAAACTTAAATCCTGTGTTAGTGACAGGCATGCAGCAAGGCGGTCAGTTGACCACCACCACTGAAGTAGAAAACTGGCCAGGTGACCCAGAAGGTCTCACCGGCCCTGATTTGATGGTTCGTATGCAGCAGCACGCAGAAAAATTTAATACTGAAATGATTTTTGATCATATCAATCGCGTGGATTTCTCTAGCAAGCCATTAAAGTTATTCGGTGACTCTGGCGAATACACTGCCGATGCTGTGATTATTGCAACCGGTGCTTCAGCAAAATATCTTGGATTACCTTCGGAAGAAGCCTTTATGGGTCGCGGTGTTTCTGCTTGTGCAACCTGTGACGGTTTCTTCTATCGTAATCAGAAAGTTGCTGTAGTTGGCGGTGGTAACACCGCCGTTGAAGAAGCGCTTTATTTAGCCAATATTGCCAGTGAAGTTCACGTCATTCATCGCCGTGATAGCTTCCGTGCTGAGAAGATCTTGGTTGATCGTTTGATGGACAAAGCGACCAACGGCAACGTTACCTTGCATCTCAACAAAACACTAGACGAAGTGTTGGGCGACGATGCTGGCGTAACTGGTGTTCGCATCAAAGATACGCAAGATGGCGCGTTCTCAGAACTTGACGTGATGGGTTGCTTTATTGCTATTGGTCATCAGCCAAACACGGGGATTTTTGCGGAACAGCTTGAAATGCACGATGGCTATATTGTCGTGAAATCAGGTTTACACGGCAATGCAACCGCCACAAGCGTTCCTGGTGTGTTCGCTGCCGGCGACGTAATGGATCATATCTATCGCCAAGCAATTACCTCTGCAGGTACTGGTTGTATGGCAGCACTTGATGCAGAACGTTACCTTGATGGTTTAACCAAAGCTTAA
- the infA gene encoding translation initiation factor IF-1 produces the protein MAKEDSIEMQGTVLETLPNTMFRVELENGHVVTAHISGKMRKHYIRILTGDTVTVQLTPYDLTKGRIVFRAR, from the coding sequence ATGGCAAAAGAAGACAGTATTGAAATGCAAGGCACGGTATTAGAAACCCTGCCGAATACAATGTTTCGTGTTGAGCTAGAAAACGGCCACGTGGTGACCGCTCATATCTCTGGCAAAATGCGTAAACACTACATTCGCATTTTAACCGGTGACACTGTCACGGTGCAGCTTACTCCATATGACCTAACGAAAGGCCGTATCGTCTTCCGCGCCCGTTAA